From a region of the Cucumis sativus cultivar 9930 chromosome 6, Cucumber_9930_V3, whole genome shotgun sequence genome:
- the LOC101210099 gene encoding diacylglycerol kinase 5 codes for MATNFQYDSEFLKNFLIPNYILRAEAEVESVPCAPNCPILVFVNSRSGGQLGGSLLSTYRSLLNEKQVFDLGEEAPDAVLRRFFLNLEKLKLNGDEVAVDIQKKLRLIVAGGDGTAGWLLGVVCDLKLSHPPPIATVPLGTGNNLPFAFGWGKKNPGTDPNSVVSFLNQVLKAREMKIDNWHFLMRMRAPTEGSYDPIAPLELPHSLHAFHRVTEGEHNVEGCLTFRGGFWNYFSMGMDAQVSYAFHSERKLHPEKFKNQLVNQSTYAKIGSTWFFAPLFHPSSMNVSQMAKVEIMKCHGDWKTLHIPHGIRSVVCLNLPSFSGGFNPWGTPNNRKQRDRDLTPPYVDDGLLEVVGFRDAWHGLVLLAPKGHGTRLAQAHRIRFEFQKGVADHTYMRIDGEPWKQPLPANESVVVEISHLGQVNMLATSNCRSQSVNDPSTPSRYGEDSDEEDFEEDSTQSGEEFRKFGAADTFKIPDEIDISHLS; via the exons ATGGcgacaaattttcaatatgaTTCTGAATTCCTTAAGAATTTTCTCATTCCTAATTACATACTCCGAGCCGAAGCAGAAGTTGAGAGTGTTCCTTGTGCTCCCAATTGCCCTATTTTAGTGTTTGTCAACTCCAGAAGTGGTGGTCAGCTTGGTGGCAGTCTTCTCAGCACATATCGTTCTCTTCTCAATGAGAAACAG GTTTTTGATTTGGGGGAAGAAGCTCCTGATGCAGTGCTGCGCAGATTCTTCTTGAATCTTGAAAAGCTTAAGCTTAATGGCGATGAAGTTGCAGTTgatattcaaaagaaattgCGATTAATT GTTGCAGGGGGTGATGGAACAGCTGGCTGGCTTCTTGGAGTTGTTTGCGATCTTAAGTTATCTCATCCACCACCAATTGCTACAGTCCCCTTAGGAACCGGAAACAATCTTCCTTTTGCATTTGGTTGG GGAAAGAAGAATCCTGGTACAGACCCTAACTCTGtggtttcatttttaaatcaaGTCCTGAAAGCAagggaaatgaaaatagaCAA TTGGCATTTTCTGATGAGGATGAGAGCTCCTACAGAAGGCTCGTATGATCCTATTGCTCCCCTTGAACTGCCACATTCCCTACATGCATTTCATCGCGTCACCGAGGGTGAACACAATGTG GAAGGTTGCCTTACATTCCGTGGAGGATTTTGGAACTACTTTAGCATGG GAATGGATGCTCAAGTATCATATGCATTTCATTCTGAGCGAAAGTTGCATCctgaaaaatttaagaatcaGTTAGTTAATCAG AGTACCTACGCAAAGATTGGAAGCACCTGGTTTTTTGCTCCTTTGTTTCATCCTTCATCCAT GAATGTATCTCAAATGGCTAAGGTCGAGATCATGAAATGTCATGGTGATTGGAAAACGTTGCATATACCTCATGG AATTAGGTCAGTCGTATGCCTTAACTTGCCCAGTTTTTCTGGTGGATTCAATCCATGGGGAACTCCTAATAACAGAAAGCAGCGTGAT AGAGACTTAACTCCACCATATGTCGATGATGGCCTTCTTGAGGTTGTTGGCTTTCGGGATGCTTGGCATGGACTTGTCTTGCTTGCTCCAAAAGGTCATGGAACTCGCCTTGCACAG GCTCATCGCATAAGGTTTGAGTTTCAAAAAGGTGTAGCAGATCACACATACATGAGGATTGATGGAGAACCCTGGAAGCAACCCCTCCCTGCCAATGAATCTGTTGTGGTGGAAATCTCTCACCTGGGCCAAGTCAACATGCTTGCCACCAGTAATTGCAGATCACAAAGTGTTAATGATCCCTCAACACCAAGCAGGTATGGGGAGGATTCAGATGAGGAAGATTTTGAAGAAGACTCCACTCAAAGTGGGGAAGAATTCAGGAAATTTGGTGCAGCAGACACCTTTAAGATTCCAGATGAAATTGATATTTCTCATCTTAGTTGA